The window ACAATTCCTTTCCATAATGCTGATAGACCTTCTTCCCGAGCCACAGTAGCAACCGTCCCCAGCATGCCCCTGTATTTAGGTAAGGCCGCTGCATCACCCGCCGCCGCAACACCTTTCTTTTGGAGCTGAAGCCTGACTTTAGCAGTGTCCAACGGAATAGTACAAATCTGGACCATCAAGTTAATCAAAATCACACTCAAAACAATACATGCTTTTACTACAACTGTTCAATTACAACAACTTAAAACTAATCCTCAAAGCAAAAACTGATGTTCTTTCATGCACAACATAAAGATCAACCTACAAAATTCTCAAATCAATTTCAAGAACCATAGCTTCTTCTATTTTCCATGCACAATTTCTAGACCAGACTCCTTGTTGACTATCAGATCAAATCGTTGAAAACCCAAACCGGGTACGAAAATGAAGTGCGATGAGAGTGATTACCTCAGCAAAGCAAGCGGAGAAGGCGCTGCTGGCAAAAGTTCCGGCGAAGGAAATGTCGGATTTCTTGTTATCGGCCACCATGACTGAGCTGGGATGACGTCAGCAACACTACCCAGGCGGGATTGAGAAGAGGAAGAAGAAGAAGATTGAGATGATTAGGGTTTTAATAGATGGAAGAGAGAGGCCAACCCAAATTGGGCAAATGGAGCGAATCTCGGGAATAGCAAAAAACCCGTAGGATTTGGGTTGTCTCCTCTTCACGGTCTTCATCCTCATTTATTTCCTCTTTCTCTTTCTGCATTTCCCACCTTTTTACTTTTGTGCTTATGCGCCTTTGCCAATTTGCTGCACCCACCGAACTTCTACCAATTGTTCTCCTCCACGTGTAAATACAGGGGTACAACAGTCTTTTGAGAGCCAACTGCGGCGTGGTGATTGACGTGGCAATATTCGATTTGGAAAGATAGGAATACCGGATGCATGACTACTGTAGAGGAGAGACAAATTTGGTGACACATTATTAAACCTGTAAAATGATGAACTAAACGTGTGTATTAGAATTTGGTGATCGAATAAGGATAAATACAGTGTACAATAGTTGGCATATAAATCGGATAATGATTTTTGGAGGCCTACTTTGGTGGACTGATTTGATTAAATTATGAATATAAAGCACATAGTTAAACTCTTTTGCAACTTATTTAAACTTGAGTATAATTTACGTATCCGATGGTATATATGTCACATAAGTTCACAAATTTTTATCTATTTAGCAACAAAATTTTTCCTCGGCTAATTAAAACAACTTTTAAGATTCTTTACTAATGAGGCTTTGTTTTGTTTTTAAAGAGATGTGTGATAAAATAGTTTAGGGTTCACATCCAAAATCAATTGGCAATGAACGTAGTAGCTTAAACCTTTATAAACTAGTATTCCCGATGTGGGATCGATATCTCAATAGTGTGATATGTTATCATCAGTAACTTTAAGAAAAGTGAAACCAAAGATAAGAATATGATGGAGTCCGTTTGGACTCCCCACTTTTGTCTAGGAAGCATAGTGGCAAATACTTCATGTCAAGTAGACTGATGCAAAGGTTCTTTCGGAAAACAAAGACAAAATCTTGTAATAACATGGCACTTTAGTATGCTAAGATCGATGTACAGGTTACGTTTTGGGCGTTTGGCCAATGCGACAAGCACTTTAGTATCCTATTCCATTCCCCTACCAACCAATGCATAATTCATGATATTGAGGAATAGCTGTTCAAGTTTGCAACTTTGTTCAGGCCTTTGGTCTTTAGATTGCACAACTACAGGCCTAAACTAATTCAGCAACAAGCAATTCGAGTCGTCTTGCAAAGCTTTCACATTGGTTTTCAATGTGTGCGCGCACTACAAAAAAGGCGGATAAGGAACATATAGGGCTGAAAATAATTCAGGTGCTGAATGTGTTCTGCACAAGAGAGATTTGATTGTGCCAGAATGATTTACTATATGGTGTCAACCGTATCGTATTCAGGAGATACTTTTGTTCTTCCTTTTTTCGTTCAAGCTCTGTTTAATACTTACAACTCATTCAGATTAAACAAAAGGGCAAACAAAATTCTCATGTATGTGTTTGATACTTTGATTCATCTGATCGATATAATAAGCATACACTATATCCATATTTGATTAAAATCTTTGCAGTGTCCAAAAATGAGTGGGGGTTCAATGCTTTGTGTAAGAGTTGCATTTGCTGCTGCTGATGAACATCTGCAGGTTATTGTTTCTGGGGAAAATTTGTGATCTACTTCCCAAAAAATGGTCCAAGTCAGGAGGGTGCAGAAGGGCATTGGCTCCGAGCATTTGTGCCAGAAAAAAGAAAAAAATTATGGTTCATCAATTCAATGTTCAACTCTATATATACCTCTTCTTGGCTTCACTGTACAAAATGACTCCAACAACAGTGAGTCCATAGCCCAACATCCCCATGAAGGAAACAGGATTTTTAAATATCATAATTGAAACAACCACTGCAACAGCCCCCTTTGCATTCCCCAATACCTGTTCAAAATAAACATACAGTTAAAACACAGGACACAAATGTGAAGTGATTGAGGATATTCCTTTGGCAACTTCAGTAACAATGCCAAATGGTTCCTCAGATTGTGAAACGAGGGTAATTGTGATTTACCTGGAGGGTCAAAGCGCTTGTGTGTTTGGTGACCAAGAAATTGGTCAAGTTCACAAAATAAGCAAGAGAGGAATTGAACAAGAGGTACCATATAAGTTTGATATCTTTTCTGGCAAGTTCTAGTGTGACCCAAACAACATTCTTCTCCATCAATATTGTTGCAGGAAGCAAACAAATTACAGCTATTGGTGCCATGTATAACAGCAAGTTCATGGAGTTCAGCTTTTCCCTGCAGAAGAAGATTGGAAATTTGGAATCATTCGTACTACTCTTAAAAATTGATCATCAACACCATGAAGAAAAAACGACATTGAAGAACAGAGGAAAGAAATATTACCCATCAGAAGAAAGCAAAATTTGTTGAAGCACTGACTTGAATGCCCTGGCAGCCGTAGCAGTGATACACATAATAAACCCAAAGAGCTGGAAACTCGGTTCACCCTACAACCAAAACAAAAGTTTCAGAGAGGGGATGACTGCAAACAGCACACTCACAATGACACACACTCACAATGACACAATCTCATCTTGAAACATATCTCATTACAGTTCAAACGTCTTATACACATAGTTTCAAATACGCAGAACAAACATCACAATGTCATATTCCTTTATTCTAGTGATGTAATGAAATAAACCAAGACTACGTACTCCACAATGGGTAAGTTCACACATTTTTGCTGTTTCTTAAAAATATGTCATTTCTCTTTTATAAATCGATACGTGTGAAAATGTGATTCATCATTTAAGTTCTAACTAAAATTCACATGAAAGCCGCAAGTATGAAGCATCGTTTAAGAATCATGATAGATATACAATAATGCTGTTGTGCAAATATGAATCTCACTCACGTTAACAATTTATCCACCAAAAAGTGGCGGGTAAGCAAACATTTTCAGTAAGGTGCATATCCAAATAGTAAACACTAATATATTCACCAGAATAAACCAAAGTATGAGGAAGGGTAAAAAAAATAATACTTACCCCACTAGCAATGATGACTCCGGCAACGACCGGAATAAGGGTGCTGTACGTAACCCACTCCTCCCTATTCTTGATCATCAAGAAAGCCAAAACCGCAGTAAAAAACGGCGTGGTGGCGCCAACCGCCTGGTTAAACGACACCGGAAGGTACCTCAACGACACGTTCCCGCACACCACCGAGAAACAAAAAACGACACTCAACCCTGCGATCTTGGCCAGCTGAACCTTGGACTTCAAGGTCTGCAAAGGAGCCACCTTCATCAACGCTATGGCCACGTAGCTCAGAACACTGCACGCCGTCATGTGACACAGCGTTAAAAAAATCGGGTACTTGAACCCGTAATTGCTGAGAAGATATTTGTTCAGGAGTAGAACTCCGATGTTGGAGCCATACCACGACGCAACCCACCCGATCGTCGGCCATGGGATCGGACTCGGGTCTGCGGCGGTCATTGGTTTTCCAGAATATCAGATATTTTGAATGAACCAAAGTTTGTCGAGAAGGGAAAGAATATGAGGAAGAAGTTAAGGTGGAGGTCTGAAACAGAGGATTAAGAGCCGTGAGGGTAGAGGGTCCTATGTGGAATGTTTTGGTTATCGGACGGTGGCTGTCGACGGATCAAAATCAGGTGGCTGTCATGAAGGCGCAGCGTTTTGCACGCCAAAATAGAGGACCTTTCAGCGTTTAGGACAGTGAAAGAAGCAGAAAACGCATTGTAATGACCAAAATAGACGTCGTTTATTGAATTCGAAAAAGTGGGGCTCGCCGGCTTCGGACTCTTTGTTAAAGGACAAACGCCGGCGACTTTGGGTTGCTTTTGGATTTGGAGTTCATGAGAATGTGTGAGCCCGTGAAATTACAGGGTTCATGAAGTTTGGTTTGAGAGTAGAATACAATTAGGAAAGATAATAAATTTTGCTATAATTTTTTTTTAGAAAAACATTTTGCTATTTTTGTTTATGTAATAATTGAGCTTCAACTTTCAAACACTTTCTTACCAAAACATAAGGACAAACCCGTCTTTGTTGGGATATCAAGATCCACGAGAGTATTTTAGCAAAGTCTGTATACTAACTGAGTAAATGTGTTACTAACTTGTTAACGTAAACGAGACGGCTTGTTAGACTAGAGGTATATACAAGATTAACAATTTTGGTGCTTGCAATGCGCTTTTTCATGTCCATTTCCTATTTCACCTTCTACTGCTTTAGAATATTTGAGTGAAATTAACATCACATATTCACATACATTCTCTATTTGCATAGGATCCATAGAAAAAATAAGAGCAAAACTGCCATGCTAGATTGCTAGAGCGGTAACCAGGCTGTTAAGCGGTCATTTAGTTTGTTAGTGGTTGTTAGGTTTTAGCGGGAAGGTGTTCTTGTACGTTTTGTTACTTCTCAACACAGCTATATCTCGGCTATCAGTTTCACTTTGGGTCTGTCCTTGTGTTTTTCTTTTTCATACTGGGGTTCTACGGCATAAAAGATCTTCCATTCTGTGGTTGGAAAGCTCTCAGGGTTGAGTTCTGAGCTAGTGACCACTTGAAACCTAAAAGCAAAAATCATCATCGTCGTAGACACGTCTTTTGGTCCTTGAGAATCTCAACCACTGCAAATATGCCTTCAGTCATGAGGTCCATTAATTCTGGGTGTATTTGAAGTCTTCGTCATCTGGGGTCCTAATTCCATTGCTTGGTTATCCATGAGAGCTAGTCTGGAATGTGGTAGGCTTTGAATGTGTGGTGTTAGAGAATGAGGATCCTGAAAAGTGAAATAGCTAGAATCAAAAGGGACATCTTATGAATGATGATAATTTAGCAATTGTACTTGTAAGACTGAAAGTAATTGATGAGTGCTGCACAAGATTATTGTAAGAAAGATAGAGGAAGTTTAAGGATGAGCGACTCAAACATCAAATTTCTGCACCAGATCTCCCCAAATGTGGTAACATACTGTGAATAGGTACCCGTTAGACTTACAGATGATCTGAACTGAGAAGATAAGCGAGGGAGACAAGCGATTGTTTAGAAACAAGCGATTCTGAGAGACTACTATAAATTCTGCGAAATGACTATAAAATGCATGAACGCACAGCTGCACAATTTTTTAGAAAACTCCCAAGCAGATCCATAGTGAGAGATCAGAGATGTAGAATAGTAGAGCATCTGTTCTAAGGAGAAGATTCATAACCCCACAAGCATAACATATAAATGCAAACTCTCGGTTAAGTTGGTTAAGAATCTTTTCAGACAATACCGATAACCAACCATACCATGTAAACATATATGCTACAACTGACGAAAATGATGGGTATTTTTGACATGAATGATACTACTACCTCATCAAGAACACCATTGTAAAACCAAACATCATTTGCTTTATGATTCATTCAGATTGATTATGCAAACGATTATGGTCAAATGCAAAACTTCAAGAAAAGGATTTGAACAACACAATAAGTCTAGCAACAAACGTTTAGATAAATAACTCAGGTTCCTCAGTACATAGTTTTGAAAGTTTGAATCTAGACGACATAAAAGCAAAAAAGCAGCTGCTGCACTCCAAATCAAGTCGGTCATCTACATTAACCTCATCCCTGCACCCCAAACAAACAAAACGATCTGTTAGATAACAAAGATATGAAAAATAGCCTAACATCATTTCATAATTATTTTGGTTAACAGGCAATAACCATGCGGGACTGACAATCTATGTAAAAAGCAATAACATTCAGTAAAATTGCATAGAAAAACAAAGGAATTGTCAAAACAAGAAAATGATACAAAGAAATATCAACAAATTGAGAAGTAGGTAGAAAAGCTAAACTCCAGATTAAATAAATACAAGATCACCATCCCCTTCATTCTTGCACTTAGTTCAATGCCTAACTATCCAATCAAACCTGATACAAACCTATCTACATGACCCACTTGAATCAAGCAACCGAATATTGAGTTATTGACAATATTGATTAAACCACACTGTTCAAAGTTTTTCAAGTTGCAACACCAAACCTGTCAACCAATACCTACGAATACATAAACCCAATAGCTTTCAGTAAATACACAAAGCATACCAACTAATGATTATAACTTGTCAATTGAGGAAGACCAAGCATGGACTATAAACAGTTCATGGACTATAACCCTTCTACGCATCTTTGATCAAAGTTGGCTGTTAGATTACGTTCCTCTATAAGAAAGTGCTAGTGTGCAGTTTGTCTGAATCCTAAGCTAAGCACATAACGTATTCATTGGAACTCTACTTAAATCACTTTGATCAAGAGAAATTGAACCCAAACAGCTGAAACCACATTCTCAGCATTCAAATTGTATTACCTCAAATACTCAACACTCAAAAACACACACATAACTCAAATGGAAACAAAATAGTACCTCAGATGTTGCTGGGATACATGAAAACCCTGACTCTGCATCCCTGCACAATCAAACCAAAATCCCAAATCAACAAAACTGACCCTCAAACAATGACACCAACCGAATCGCCAAAGAGCCAAAGAGCTTACCATGGACTTGGGTGGAAGATTGGAGGTGAACTTGGCGCGAACGACACCAGTGTTACCATGAGGCCTAGAGACCTTTCCCCAAATGCAACGGTAGTGGCTGCCGTTCTTCTTTACCTTAGCCTTGTAAATGTAAGCCAGACGCTTCCCGGCGTACCAGGCCACCTCCTCCTTGGTGTTGACGTTCTCGATCTGAATCAAGGACGTGTTTGGGTACTGGTTCGACTTCGACCTGCACAAAACCCAAACTCAATATCCAAACAACCCCTTATCTCACAATCAGAGACAAACAAGTAGCTAAGTGCTTGCGTTTAATACCTCTTGTATCCGAGGACGGTGCCACGGACGTAGAGTCTGCACAGAAATAGAGAAAGTGAATTAGATTTTGATGTGTGAAATGGGAGACACACACAGAGAGAAAGAGAGATTGAGTACCTGACGCGCTCTCCTTGACGACCCTTCACCATTTTCGGACGAATGAAGCTGCGGCGGCTCTGGAGGCTAGTGCTGGTGTGAGGCGGAAACCCTAATACGAAGACTAGTGGAGGAGAGGGGTTGAAAGTTATATATGGCAAGAGCCGCGAGTGGGTACTCTAGGAATAACTCTCCCTATTATGAGCCCGGAAGCCCATTGCTCGTGGAATTAGGTCCAGGCCCACTAGTAGATACGAATCCTCTTCTTTATATCAAGACCCAAAAGGGAGAGTTTTTCGTAGGGAGCTTGTAAATTGGTTAGACATTATCATGCTCTCAGCATGAGAGTTAGCGACTATTTCGTGTTTAATTTTTTCGATAATGTTAGGTGGACCAATTTTTTATAGTATATACATCTCAATCCATATCGTCATGTCATATCTCACCCCAAATGATTGTGTCACATCAGTTGCCATATATGTTAGATGTAGGCGAAAGAAATTAGATCAACATAAAACAGTAAAACATAGCAAATATTTGAAAGTCCAAAAGAAAACGCCCTAACGATATGCGAGAGAAATGCATTGGTCACTATATTCAAGTTCACTATTAAAAGCGTACAAAACTAAAACAACGGTCTAGTGATATTACTGATCATCCGTCATTTAACGAGTAAACCGTACCTCAGACTTTTCAAGTTCAAACTTACTATCCCTTCTCGAACTCGTTTATGTCCCAATTTACAAAACATTCTCAAACTCGTTCAAGCGCGGCTCATTTAGGTCTTGAACTTTAGTATGTCGATGTTGGGGACCCCTTTTGCAAATGTGCAACTTTGCAAAATGGTCCGTGGACCTCTAGTTGATCACCGGTTAGTCGCTTCCCGCTCGTTATGATAGGCAGTCGACACGACTCGTCTACGACAAAACCAACCCCATGCTGATAATCTCCTTTGACTCGAGCCTTACTCGCTAAGCAAACTCACCCCATTATTACTAGTCAGATTCCAGCTATACTCTACTCCCTCACAGAAACAATGGAGCAGCCTCTGCTGTCAGGTGCATTCTGATCCCCACTCTTCAATTCCCTCAATCAATCGAATTTGAATTGTGGGTTTATGATTGATTTTCTTTTATGGGTCTCTAATTTGGTTATTGATTTTAGAGCAACGAAGTGAATCGGGGGAGAAGTCGAGTGAGAACTGGAGCTCCTACGAGTACGTGGGGAGAACCGGCTCTGTGATTCCGACGGCTGCCTTGGCCGGAACTGAAGTCAGCGTTGAAGAGATACGATCTGCGGCGGCTTATTCCGATCACTACCCACCTTCTCTTCATAGCGCTTTGGTTGGTTCGCCGGAGCCTGATCTTGATGGTACATATTTTTTCCCAATTTGATAGTTCGAATACAAGTTTTCAGTTTTGATTGATGGGTGTTGATCATTTACCGAGGTTTATGTTACAAAGATTTGATATCGGTAGCTTAGTTTCTTGATTGTTTTATGTCTATTGTCTTCCAAGATGTGCTTGTAGAGAAATGTACTTGATTACAGTAGTTGGTTTAAATCGGGACAAGGAAGGATTTCTACTTAAAAAGGTTCATACAGAATAATGATGCCCAAGTTGAATGAACTTCATGACATAAGATGTTGGATTCAGTTTCTGATTTGGATCTTTTGGTGGGGAAAATAGAGGGTTATGATGGTAGAAGCTGTGCTGTATCTTCGGTTATCTTTTCTGACGGAATGTAATGGATAAAAAAATTGTGGTTCTTTGTTGCAGAGCAAGCTGTTGTTTACCAAGGTGGATATGGAGGAGGTCCTGGCAGCACCACAAGTGAGCTTCATAGGTACATTTCACTGAATGATTACCAGGGGTTCAATGTCATTTGACATTTTGAACTGATTATTTGAATTGACTGATGGAATGTGCTAAATGTTATACGAACTTCCAATGAATTTGTAGTCATATTTCCATGTCTTGTTCTTGAATTTCAAAAACTAGGAAATGGTTAATGTTGATAGAGACCCTATTGTTCAGGGAATTGTCCTTTTTTTTCCTCCTAGCATGTTGTCATTGTATTCAAAAGGGAGTTTATACGACCTCTTTTCATCAATCTTCCTAAGTCTAGCCTTATTGTTCTTTTTAGTTTTATATATAAACCAAAATCAACAATTTCACATTGCCGATAGTCCGTAAAAATTATGTGCATATTTTTCTCGTGCTCAACTTTGAAGTGTTAACATGTCAATGACATTGAGTTCATCTTATCTAACACTCAGTATTTATGCATAGGCAAACACTGGATGAAATTGAGATACGAGAGTTGCTCATTGATCATGTTGGCCATAGATGCTGTTGGGGAAGTCGTCCTGCTCGGACATGGAAAATTCAAAAAGTGGAAGATTGCAACGTATATGTGGGAACACTAGATACCTTCATTGAGGAAAGGGAAACTGTAAGAGAAACAGAGCCATACCTTGGTGGCAGTATTGATGGAAGGGATAAGGGACCAGAACTGGGAATCTGGGAATTGGATTTGAAGTCTCAATTTCCTGTTTTATTTATACCTCATAAAGAATCACGGGAGATAATTCCTCATTCAGAGTCCATTGCAAAATGCTCGGGTAACTGTTCTGGTCTTTTGGAACCATGGATTTAGAACATTAGTGAAGATAAAATTTTGACTAAATGTTTCAGTTCTACTCTTACAAAGTTTTCGCAATAGCTACAATGAAATAAATGTTTCAGTTCTACTCTTGCAAAAGTTATAACAACAAGTTTGAAATGTTTACAGGTTGTGCTGGGGCAGGGGATACTGTCTGTCCTTCATGCAATGCAAATCAAGAGCCTGGATTCTACAAAGAGAACCAGATGGCTCAGTGCTCGGCTTGTCATGGAAGAGGATTACTTGCTCATAAAGATGGATCTGACTCAATGTAAGATGCTTTATATTTACTCATCTCATTATCATTAGAATCATGATCTTAATCTATAATAAGAGGATCTTCCAGCCAAACCCTTTCAGAGTTCATTCTCTCATGCAACATTCTCTAATTTAGCCATGTGAAAAAGAAAAAAAATGGTATCAAAACAGCCTTTTTATTACTAAACAGGATACAATGTACTAAAATACTGTACATCGTTGGTTTTGTCTATGCAGATGTGTGACTTGCAACGGGAAGGGACAAATTCCTTGTGCAACATGCGGATCTCGTGGTTTGATGAAATGTTTGACATGCAAAGGCAGTGGTTCTCTTCGTTCCCGCAATGTTGCCCTTGTTAGATGGTATGTATGTTCCTTCTTGATTCACATATTTCCAGATTAGGTCCCCTACAAAGATGCTCACTATATCTCAGAAATTTTTTGCCACACCATTTGAAATGGTAAAACTTTGTACACATACATATTATGGAGATGTTGAGGAGTTCCTTCTCTGCTATTTATTGTTCTATTTTCGAGGTTACCAACTGGAGATGAAAATCTCTCAGTCCACATTTAGTGCACCCTGCAACCACTAAGTTTTGATTTTCTCCATTTTCTGATTATGTAAGAACCTCCTGCATGAAAGTATTTAGTAAATTAAAAATTGAATATCTGTGACAGGAAGACACTTTCAACCAGAAAGGTAAGTGCAACAAGCGGAGCAGCGTCTGTTCCCGACGAAGTTTTCCACAGAGCCCAAGGAGTCCAGTTGTGCAACACACAGGCATATCAGTGCACTCCAGCCTTCTTTGCCGACTCTTACTTTCTCAACAAGTTCTCATCGGAAGTGATTGCCGACAGAGCTCATGTGCCTCCCTCTGCTAGGGTCATAAGCGAAAGGCACACCATATCCGTGGTTCCTGTGACGCGTGTCACAATGGCTCATCGCAGCCGACTGTTCAGTTTCTACATCATTGGGTTTAGCAGGGAGGTGTATCTAAAGGACTACTATCCCTCTCGGTTCTGCTGGGGCTTATGCCCGTGCTTGGAGTGGTTGAAGTTGTAAACGTTCCAGATATACATATTGAAGAGTCGGACAACTATACTGTATCATCATCATCCTATCATAACATATTTACTGGTTTTGGTGAGAATAAAATAATGCTGCTACATGAGTGTAGAAATTTGAAAGGCACTGAGGAATGGGGAATAATATACTTATGTATGAGATTCGTTTTCACTGTAAAGTCTATTGTAGAGTCGTTTGTTACCGTTTGTCAAGGTCCTGAATTTCTTAAATACTATGAAAATGGAAGTTGGCCAAACTCCTTTTGTGAAATTAGTTATTTTTTTAGGAGACCGAGTCTGTGTGCAATCTTAACCTAACTCTTTATGGAGTTGGTTCTTGTTGTTTCCCTTTTTCAAATAGATGTGATGTAATGCTGTGGAGTGTTGAGAAGCTCAGAAGCATTAACTTTGACTATGACGGTGACCCCAAAATCTGAATGAGCCATATAATACTCGGTTGGTCTTATGGACCATTGAGAAACTCTTCCACTTCCAGCTCACAAGTCGGCCACCATCTTTTGGTTATTGGACCTCACTTTCCAATTCCTCCTAATTCAGTTAAAATTCCCAGATTCACACAGACCGTGTCACAGAGCGATCATAGTTTTGGTCCTGTTTAATATAATACATATAAATTGAAGGGTTGGCATTCTGGCTAGAGAAATTTTGGTATGGATGCAAATCATGCAATGCTGTGGAGGCAACACATGAGTCAGTGACGTCAAAATTTGTAACAATCAGCTCTCAATTCGGTCCATGGTCATTGAAAGGATCTTTCAATTCTACTCTATTGTCAACCACCATCTTTTGGTTAATGGAGCCCCATTTTCTAAGTTCCTCTCATTTTCGTGTGAAAATTTCAAGATCCGTACAGAGCGATCATAGTTTTTATCCCGCTAATAGCATTGTAAGTACATTCAGACTCACAAAAATTCAGAATTCATATAATCACCAACTAGCTATTCATTTATTGATATTTAGAATCGACAACTATGAAGAAACAAATCATTTTCGAGTCCGATTATTGAAAAGGAATGTGTTCGTGGCTGCTATATTGATAGACTAACAAACAATTAGTGGAGTTGAGGCCTGCGTTCACCAACCCAACAATGTTCTATGAGGCGTGTGGACCCAAAATCACTTCAAATCATTTGGTTGTCCTATGATTCCATACAGAACATTTCTAGCTCATCTTTTCTTTCACTTTCTATTAATTTTTCTTTTGGGGCAAAAAGTCATATTCTATTCCTAAGAGGACAATTATACAGAAGAAAATTGGAAATACCAGGTAGACCCAATCAAACATTCTGAGTTTCTAACCCAGACAGTTGAAAAAAAAAAAAACATAGTTCTTGTTGTTCATAAGGAAGTACACAACGTAATGGATCTAGTTTACTTGATTACTTTTTCCATTAGAATACAGAACCCATTAACTATAGCTCAATAATGTGCAATATATAATGACAAATTTGTTCGTATGATATTCACTATAACTTGCATTTTCTTTGTCACCATATTTCTGAGTTCATCTCATGAATTGGGATTTGTATGGTAGTCATTCAGCAAATTATAGCCATGACATGAGAAATAGTTAGTTGCATGCCCACTAAAACACAAAGATCAAACCATAATGATCGTGAAATAATTTTGTGAATGACTAGACACCACAGTCTTCTTCCTAATGCATTCTTAACTTCCACCAAATCTTTTAGTCCACTTAATCTTAAACTTCTTCCACTATGTTTTATTTATCAAATTCAAATTGAGCCTTATTTTTTCTTTTCTAAATACATAGCTGGTGCGGTTACCCTCAAATATTCATTGACGAAACTGTCGAATACAATTGAGATATTAAGTCCAA of the Fragaria vesca subsp. vesca linkage group LG6, FraVesHawaii_1.0, whole genome shotgun sequence genome contains:
- the LOC101298153 gene encoding probable sugar phosphate/phosphate translocator At3g11320-like; protein product: MVKGRQGERVRLYVRGTVLGYKRSKSNQYPNTSLIQIENVNTKEEVAWYAGKRLAYIYKAKVKKNGSHYRCIWGKVSRPHGNTGVVRAKFTSNLPPKSMGCRVRVFMYPSNISGKPMTAADPSPIPWPTIGWVASWYGSNIGVLLLNKYLLSNYGFKYPIFLTLCHMTACSVLSYVAIALMKVAPLQTLKSKVQLAKIAGLSVVFCFSVVCGNVSLRYLPVSFNQAVGATTPFFTAVLAFLMIKNREEWVTYSTLIPVVAGVIIASGGEPSFQLFGFIMCITATAARAFKSVLQQILLSSDGEKLNSMNLLLYMAPIAVICLLPATILMEKNVVWVTLELARKDIKLIWYLLFNSSLAYFVNLTNFLVTKHTSALTLQVLGNAKGAVAVVVSIMIFKNPVSFMGMLGYGLTVVGVILYSEAKKRYI
- the LOC101314766 gene encoding protein SSUH2 homolog encodes the protein MEQPLLSEQRSESGEKSSENWSSYEYVGRTGSVIPTAALAGTEVSVEEIRSAAAYSDHYPPSLHSALVGSPEPDLDEQAVVYQGGYGGGPGSTTSELHRQTLDEIEIRELLIDHVGHRCCWGSRPARTWKIQKVEDCNVYVGTLDTFIEERETVRETEPYLGGSIDGRDKGPELGIWELDLKSQFPVLFIPHKESREIIPHSESIAKCSGCAGAGDTVCPSCNANQEPGFYKENQMAQCSACHGRGLLAHKDGSDSICVTCNGKGQIPCATCGSRGLMKCLTCKGSGSLRSRNVALVRWKTLSTRKVSATSGAASVPDEVFHRAQGVQLCNTQAYQCTPAFFADSYFLNKFSSEVIADRAHVPPSARVISERHTISVVPVTRVTMAHRSRLFSFYIIGFSREVYLKDYYPSRFCWGLCPCLEWLKL